From the genome of Myripristis murdjan chromosome 22, fMyrMur1.1, whole genome shotgun sequence, one region includes:
- the grm1b gene encoding metabotropic glutamate receptor 1b: MSNMIYLTALSILYVSVLLAASRLVARMDGDVIIGALFSVHHQPSAEKVAERKCGEVREQYGIQRVEAMFHALDRINSDPNLLPNITLGCEIRDSCWHSSVALEQSIEFIRDSLISIRDDKDGSRWCIEGGPASQPPPTKKPIAGVIGPGSSSVAIQVQNLLQLFNIPQIAYSATSIDLSDKTLFKYFLRVVPSDTLQARALLDIVKRYNWTYVSAVHTEGNYGESGMEVFKELASQEGLCIAHSDKIYSNAGEKHFDRLLRKLRERLPKARVVVCFCEGMTVRGLLMAMRRLGVAGEFLLIGSDGWADRDEVVEGYEQEAVGGITVKLQSEEVTSFDNYFLKLKLSTNTRNPWFPEFWQYRFQCRLPGHPQENMNYARNCSGYESLEDNYVQDSKMGFVINAIYAMAHGLHDMHTHLCPGHVGLCNAMDPIDGSRLLDFLLKTSFTGVSGEDIWFDENGDSPGRYEIMNLQYVQSGVYDYINVGSWHDGILSIDDDMIQMNRSEMVRSVCSEPCSKGEIKVIRKGEVSCCWICTACKDNEYVLDEFTCKACELGWWPDQELEGCEPIPLRYLEWSNPESIVQVVFACLGILVTSFVALVFVLYRDTPVVKSSSRELCYIILAGIFLGYVCPFTLIARPSVASCYLQRLLVGLSAAMCYSALVTKTNRIARILAGSKKKICTRKPRFMSAWAQVIIASILISVQLTLEITLIIMEPPEPIKSYPSIREVFLICNTSNLGVVAPLGYNGLLIMSCTYYAFKTRNVPANFNEAKYIAFTMYTTCIIWLAFVPIYFGSNYKIITTSFSVSLSVTVALGCMFTPKMYIIIAKPERNVRSAFTTSDVVRMHVGDGKIACRSNSLLNMFKRKKNTGNGSSNGKSVSWSEPGARHPPKGDHMWHRLSVHVKKQETGSNQMAVIKPLTNTYQNTALEFTDLSTKTLYNVTEEDESDPVRYNPPATPPMMAHGQMPALGPLKDVGEEVELYNPEHLQENSIIPQQIIMDHLEGGEVVRFNSDIPELNDMISMPEAVSGGMPVYHQAHLIQQHQVLPMQLDPFDEEPHSPLEEEEMENEQFGLLHGYMYDNAQIHDEEELVQVKLAMEESLALMPPSPFRDCTGAAVSPFPNSPVSESILCTPPNVTYAAVILRDYKQSSSTL, encoded by the exons ATGTCGAATATGATTTACCTGACTGCACTAAGCATTTTATACGTCTCCGTTTTACT GGCTGCCTCACGTTTGGTGGCAAGAATGGATGGGGATGTTATAATCGGTGCCCTCTTCTCTGTTCACCACCAGCCCTCAGCAGAAAAGGTGGCAGAGAGGAAATGTGGCGAGGTCCGGGAACAGTATGGTATCCAAAGAGTGGAGGCCATGTTCCACGCCTTGGATCGGATTAACTCAGACCCAAACCTGTTACCCAACATCACCCTGGGCTGTGAGATCAGGGACTCGTGCTGGCACTCCTCAGTGGCTCTGGAGCAGAGCATTGAGTTCATTAGAGACTCTCTCATCTCCATCCGGGATGACAAGGACGGCTCCAGGTGGTGCATCGAAGGCGGCCCTGCCAGTCAGCCGCCACCAACCAAGAAGCCCATTGCAGGAGTCATTGGGCCTGGTTCGAGCTCAGTTGCAATCCAAGTCCAAAACCTCCTGCAGCTGTTTAACATCCCGCAGATTGCCTATTCTGCAACCAGTATTGACCTCAGTGACAAAACACTATTCAAGTACTTCCTTAGGGTTGTGCCCTCAGACACTCTCCAAGCCAGGGCCCTCCTGGACATTGTCAAGCGGTACAACTGGACCTATGTGTCAGCAGTGCACACAGAGG GTAACTATGGGGAGAGTGGGATGGAAGTCTTTAAAGAGCTCGCCTCTCAAGAAGGGCTGTGCATCGCCCATTCTGACAAGATCTACAGCAACGCCGGGGAGAAGCACTTCGACAGGCTGCTGAGGAAGCTGCGGGAACGTCTGCCTAAAGCCCGAGTTGTTGTCTGCTTCTGTGAAGGCATGACAGTCCGAGGTCTGCTCATGGCCATGAGACGTCTCGGCGTGGCTGGGGAGTTCCTCCTAATTGGCAG CGACGGCTGGGCAGACAGAGATGAGGTGGTGGAAGGGTACGAACAGGAGGCTGTGGGCGGCATCACTGTGAAACTGCAGTCTGAAGAGGTCACCTCCTTCGACAACTACTTCCTGAAGCTCAAGCTCAGCACCAACACCCGCAACCCGTGGTTCCCCGAGTTCTGGCAGTACCGGTTTCAGTGCCGCCTCCCCGGACACCCACAAGAGAACATGAATTATGCAAGGAACTGCTCAG GTTATGAAAGTCTGGAGGACAATTACGTTCAAGATAGCAAGATGGGCTTCGTCATCAACGCCATTTATGCCATGGCCCATGGGCTGCATGACATGCACACTCACCTCTGCCCGGGTCACGTGGGGCTCTGTAATGCCATGGACCCTATTGATGGCAGCCGGTTGCTGGACTTCCTACTCAAGACCTCCTTTACTGGTGTCTCTGGAGAGGACATATGGTTCGACGAAAATGGGGACTCACCTGGCAG GTATGAAATTATGAACCTGCAGTACGTGCAGTCTGGCGTTTATGACTACATCAACGTTGGCTCTTGGCACGACGGCATCCTCAGCATCGATGATGACATGATACAGATGAACCGCAGTGAGATGGTTCGCTCTGTGTGCAGTGAGCCCTGCTCCAAGGGCGAAATCAag GTGATCAGGAAGGGAGaggtgagctgctgctggatctGCACCGCCTGCAAGGACAATGAATATGTCCTGGATGAGTTCACGTGCAAGGCCTGTGAGCTTGGCTGGTGGCCTGACCAAGAATTGGAAG GCTGTGAGCCGATCCCCCTGCGGTACCTCGAGTGGAGCAATCCAGAATCCATTGTCCAGGTGGTTTTCGCCTGCCTGGGCATCCTGGTCACATCATTTGTTGCCCTCGTCTTTGTCTTGTACCGTGACACGCCTGTGGTCAAATCCTCTAGCCGGGAACTCTGCTATATCATCCTAGCAGGGATCTTCCTTGGCTATGTCTGTCCCTTCACCCTCATTGCCCGTCCCTCTGTGGCTTCCTGCTATCTCCAGAGGCTCCTTGTTGGACTTTCAGCCGCCATGTGCTACTCTGCCCTGGTAACGAAAACCAACCGCATCGCCCGCATCCTGGCAGGCAGCAAGAAGAAGATCTGCACGAGGAAGCCGAGGTTCATGAGTGCTTGGGCTCAGGTGATCATCGCGTCCATCCTGATCAGTGTCCAACTCACCTTGGAGATCACCCTCATTATCATGGAGCCCCCTGAACCCATAAAGTCCTACCCCAGCATCAGAGAAGTCTTCCTGATCTGCAACACCAGCAATCTGGGTGTTGTGGCTCCACTTGGCTACAACGGTTTGCTCATCATGAGCTGCACCTACTACGCCTTCAAGACCCGCAATGTTCCTGCAAATTTCAACGAAGCAAAGTACATCGCCTTCACCATGTACACCACCTGTATCATCTGGCTAGCGTTTGTGCCCATCTACTTCGGCAGCAACTACAAGATCATCACTACATCCTTCTCGGTGAGCCTCAGTGTGACTGTAGCTTTGGGCTGTATGTTCACGCCAAAGATGTACATTATCATTGCCAAGCCAGAGCGAAATGTACGCAGTGCATTCACCACCTCTGATGTTGTGCGCATGCATGTCGGCGACGGAAAAATTGCTTGCCGAAGCAACAGTCTGCTCAACATGTTCAAAAGGAAGAAGAACACTGGAAATGGCAG TTCTAATGGAAAGTCTGTGTCATGGTCTGAACCAGGTGCAAGACATCCTCCAAAAGGGGATCACATGTGGCACAGACTGTCAGTGCATGTGAAGAAACAGGAGACAGGTTCCAATCAGATGGCTGTCATCAAACCCTTAACTAATACCTACCAAAACACAGCCCTGGAATTCACAGACCTCAGCACTAAGACTTTGTACAATGTGACTGAGGAGGACGAGAGTGACCCTGTCAGATACAACCCCCCTGCCACTCCCCCCATGATGGCCCACGGGCAAATGCCTGCGCTTGGGCCGCTGAAAGACGTGGGTGAGGAGGTGGAGCTCTATAACCCCGAGCATTTGCAGGAAAATAGCATTATCCCCCAACAGATCATCATGGACCACTTAGAAGGGGGGGAGGTGGTCAGATTCAACAGTGACATCCCTGAGCTAAATGATATGATTAGCATGCCTGAGGCCGTGAGCGGCGGCATGCCCGTGTACCACCAGGCTCACCTCATCCAGCAGCACCAAGTCCTGCCCATGCAGCTTGACCCCTTCGACGAAGAGCCTCACTCCCccttggaggaggaggagatggagaacgAGCAGTTCGGCCTTCTCCATGGGTACATGTATGACAACGCCCAGATTCACGACGAGGAGGAGTTGGTTCAGGTCAAATTAGCCATGGAGGAATCTCTGGCTCtgatgcccccctcccctttccgCGATTGCACAGGCGCTGCAGTGAGCCCCTTCCCCAACTCGCCTGTGTCCGAGTCGATTTTGTGCACCCCCCCGAATGTGACGTACGCTGCTGTCATTCTGAGAGACTACAAACAAAGCTCCTCAACTCTGTAA